From Fusobacterium mortiferum ATCC 9817, a single genomic window includes:
- a CDS encoding UDP-N-acetylmuramoyl-tripeptide--D-alanyl-D-alanine ligase, whose product MKILTKLLKEKFKLDKLDEILKVVMDSRKIEKDSLFFAINNGNKYIDEVLERGATLVIADDYSGDDSRVIVVEDTIKAMQDLAQEYRKALGVKVIAITGSNGKTTTKDMIYSVLSQKYRCKKTEGNYNNHIGLPFTILQLDDTDEVSVLEMGMSGFGEIDRLCEIAKPDYALITNIGDSHLEFLKTRENVFKAKGEIIKYVVSENLIIFGDDYYLKNLSGITVGYEKNCKKRIENFKDTDEGIEFSLEGNNYKINLNGKHNCINGAMAVVVGMSLDLTSEEIQKGFDNLNLTPMRFQKIVKGETLYINDAYNASPISMRYSLETFDKLYNDRTKIAVLGDMLELGDKEIEFHREIIKKALDIKVDRIYIYGERMQKAYELMKQNKKIITSLDKNFIRESIKESIKGSKAILLKGSRGMKMEEIIEG is encoded by the coding sequence ATGAAAATTCTTACAAAATTATTAAAAGAAAAATTTAAATTAGATAAGTTAGATGAAATTTTAAAAGTTGTGATGGATAGTAGAAAAATAGAGAAGGATTCTCTTTTTTTTGCTATCAACAATGGAAATAAATATATAGATGAAGTATTGGAAAGGGGAGCTACTTTAGTTATAGCAGATGATTATTCTGGAGATGATAGTAGAGTAATTGTTGTAGAGGATACCATAAAAGCTATGCAAGATTTAGCTCAAGAGTATAGAAAAGCTTTAGGAGTAAAAGTTATAGCTATAACAGGAAGCAATGGAAAGACAACTACAAAAGATATGATATATTCTGTCTTATCACAAAAATATAGGTGTAAAAAAACAGAGGGAAATTATAATAATCACATAGGATTACCATTTACAATTTTACAATTAGATGATACTGATGAGGTATCAGTTCTTGAAATGGGTATGAGTGGCTTTGGAGAGATAGATAGATTATGTGAGATAGCTAAACCAGACTATGCTCTTATAACTAATATAGGAGATTCTCATTTAGAGTTTTTAAAGACAAGGGAGAATGTTTTTAAAGCTAAAGGAGAGATAATAAAATATGTAGTTTCTGAAAATTTAATTATTTTTGGAGATGACTACTATTTAAAAAATCTTTCTGGGATTACAGTGGGATATGAAAAAAATTGTAAAAAAAGAATAGAAAATTTTAAAGATACAGATGAAGGAATAGAATTTTCTTTAGAAGGAAATAACTATAAAATAAATCTTAATGGAAAACATAATTGTATAAATGGAGCTATGGCAGTAGTAGTTGGAATGAGTTTAGATTTAACTTCTGAGGAGATTCAAAAAGGGTTTGATAACTTAAATTTAACTCCAATGAGATTTCAAAAAATTGTAAAAGGTGAAACTCTCTATATAAACGATGCTTATAATGCTAGTCCAATATCTATGAGATACTCATTAGAAACTTTTGATAAATTATATAATGATAGAACTAAGATAGCTGTTTTAGGAGACATGTTAGAATTAGGTGATAAAGAGATTGAGTTTCATAGAGAGATTATAAAAAAAGCTTTAGATATAAAAGTAGATAGAATATATATCTATGGAGAGAGAATGCAAAAGGCTTATGAGCTTATGAAGCAAAATAAAAAAATAATAACTAGCCTAGATAAAAATTTTATAAGAGAGAGCATAAAAGAGAGTATTAAAGGCTCAAAAGCGATTTTATTAAAAGGTTCTAGGGGAATGAAAATGGAAGAGATAATAGAAGGATAG
- the murC gene encoding UDP-N-acetylmuramate--L-alanine ligase — translation MKKIYFIGINGIGMSGLAKIMKCKGYEVEGSDLSRSYVTDELESMGIVVHNEHSEKNLEGKNFDMIIASSAIKKENPEYIYALENGIKVVKRGELLAMLLNEECGIAVAGTHGKTTTSSMAASVMLPLDPTIVVGGILPEIGSNAKPGKSNYFIAEADESDNSFLYMNPTYSIITNIEADHLENHGSLENIIKSFSKFIDQTSKEVFICSDCEILRGLAAIKENKKITRYSIKDKTADIYAENIEVGEGKTSYDVVIKGEKIGRFTLYIPGEHNILNSLPVIYLALEFGLEEKDIERAFEKFRGSKRRYEVLYSGNGIRIIDDYAHHPTEIKATLQGATSIEDSKITVIFQPHRYSRVKFLLENFKNAFEKADEVVLLPIYSAGEKDIFGVTIEDLQNVIENPKAVIEKNPQNIDDMIMNFEGNRVFMFMGAGDISKIAHRVAEKLEGKYR, via the coding sequence GTGAAAAAAATTTATTTTATAGGAATAAATGGTATAGGAATGAGTGGACTTGCTAAGATAATGAAATGCAAGGGATATGAAGTAGAGGGAAGTGACTTAAGTCGTTCTTATGTAACTGATGAGTTAGAGAGTATGGGAATAGTAGTTCACAATGAGCACTCTGAAAAAAATCTAGAAGGAAAAAACTTTGATATGATAATAGCTTCTAGTGCTATAAAAAAAGAGAATCCAGAGTATATATATGCTTTAGAAAATGGAATAAAAGTTGTAAAAAGAGGAGAGCTTCTAGCTATGCTTCTAAATGAAGAGTGTGGTATAGCAGTAGCTGGAACTCACGGAAAAACAACTACTAGTTCGATGGCAGCCTCTGTAATGTTACCATTAGATCCTACTATTGTTGTAGGGGGAATATTACCAGAGATAGGTTCAAATGCTAAACCTGGAAAATCAAACTATTTTATAGCTGAGGCAGATGAGAGTGATAACTCTTTTCTATATATGAATCCAACTTATTCAATCATAACTAATATAGAAGCTGACCATCTAGAAAACCATGGTTCTTTAGAAAATATTATAAAATCATTTTCTAAATTTATTGATCAAACTTCAAAAGAGGTTTTTATCTGCTCTGACTGTGAAATATTAAGAGGATTAGCAGCAATAAAAGAGAATAAGAAGATAACAAGATATAGTATAAAAGATAAAACTGCTGATATATATGCTGAAAATATAGAGGTAGGAGAGGGAAAAACAAGCTATGATGTAGTTATTAAGGGAGAAAAAATAGGAAGATTTACCCTATATATTCCTGGAGAACACAATATCTTAAACTCTCTACCTGTTATCTATTTAGCTCTAGAGTTTGGACTAGAGGAAAAAGATATAGAGAGAGCTTTTGAAAAGTTTAGAGGTTCAAAAAGAAGATATGAGGTACTTTATAGTGGAAATGGTATAAGAATAATAGATGACTATGCTCATCATCCAACAGAGATAAAAGCTACTTTACAAGGAGCAACATCTATTGAGGATAGTAAGATAACAGTAATATTCCAACCACACCGTTATAGTAGAGTAAAATTTTTATTAGAAAACTTTAAAAATGCTTTTGAAAAAGCTGATGAAGTAGTTCTTTTACCAATATACAGTGCTGGAGAAAAGGATATATTTGGAGTAACAATTGAAGACTTACAAAATGTAATAGAAAATCCAAAAGCAGTTATAGAGAAAAATCCTCAAAATATAGATGATATGATAATGAATTTTGAAGGAAATAGAGTATTTATGTTTATGGGAGCTGGAGATATTTCTAAGATAGCCCATAGAGTTGCAGAAAAATTAGAAGGGAAATATAGATAA
- a CDS encoding cell division protein FtsQ/DivIB translates to MKFIFRLVFIFLFSWLLYLIPSKFLTLDFFKVKEIKIEGSPKMLSRELTEMIKIIYNSNIWDIDLKGLEEYLEKDMRIERAKIKILGLGKIEIDIKERELAYYLQTKNRIYLIDTNGKKFGYLKERLEKDTYFIVIKDESELEKLLQLGKRLDDSLLKILISQLYMKDENCIEIILLDGTIIKTNLDVEDEKYKVLETLYNELAKTKKIEYIDIRFNDFIVKSLEEKKSGDK, encoded by the coding sequence TTGAAATTTATATTTAGATTAGTATTTATATTTTTATTCAGTTGGTTGTTATATTTAATCCCTAGTAAATTTTTAACTTTAGATTTTTTTAAAGTAAAAGAGATAAAAATAGAAGGTAGTCCAAAAATGTTGTCAAGAGAATTGACAGAAATGATAAAAATAATTTATAATAGTAACATATGGGATATTGATTTAAAAGGATTAGAAGAATATCTAGAGAAAGATATGAGAATAGAGAGAGCTAAAATAAAAATTTTAGGTCTAGGGAAAATAGAGATAGATATAAAAGAGAGAGAGTTAGCATACTATCTTCAAACTAAAAATAGGATATACTTAATTGATACCAATGGGAAAAAGTTTGGATATTTAAAAGAGAGGTTAGAAAAGGATACTTATTTTATAGTGATAAAAGATGAAAGTGAATTAGAAAAACTTTTGCAATTAGGTAAAAGATTAGATGATAGTTTACTAAAGATATTAATATCTCAACTTTATATGAAGGATGAAAATTGTATCGAAATTATTCTATTAGATGGAACTATTATAAAGACAAACTTAGATGTGGAAGATGAAAAATATAAGGTTTTAGAAACTTTGTATAATGAACTTGCTAAAACCAAAAAAATTGAATATATAGATATAAGATTTAATGATTTTATAGTTAAGAGTTTGGAGGAGAAAAAAAGTGGTGATAAATAG
- the gmhB gene encoding D-glycero-beta-D-manno-heptose 1,7-bisphosphate 7-phosphatase has protein sequence MNKAIILDRDGTINIEKDYLHKIEDFEFEEGVVEGLKILADLGYIFVVVTNQSGIARGYYTEKDLEILNNYIGKILEKEGVKIEKFYFCPHHPEKGVGKYKVYCNCRKPNPGMLEEAIKEFNIDREKSFMIGDNISDIEAGINAKVTPVLVKTGHGIEHIEKVKKLGVANFDNILQFAKSLS, from the coding sequence ATGAATAAAGCTATTATTTTAGATAGAGATGGAACTATAAATATAGAAAAAGATTATTTACATAAAATAGAAGATTTTGAATTTGAAGAGGGAGTAGTAGAAGGATTAAAAATTCTAGCAGATTTAGGGTATATTTTTGTAGTGGTTACTAACCAATCAGGTATAGCAAGAGGATATTATACTGAAAAGGATTTAGAAATTTTAAATAATTATATTGGAAAGATATTAGAAAAAGAAGGAGTAAAAATAGAAAAATTTTACTTTTGTCCACATCATCCAGAAAAAGGAGTTGGAAAATATAAGGTATATTGTAACTGTAGAAAACCTAATCCTGGGATGTTAGAAGAAGCTATAAAAGAGTTTAATATAGATAGAGAAAAATCTTTTATGATAGGAGATAATATAAGTGATATTGAGGCTGGAATAAATGCCAAAGTTACTCCTGTATTAGTAAAAACAGGTCATGGAATAGAGCATATAGAAAAAGTAAAAAAACTAGGAGTTGCTAACTTTGATAATATTTTACAATTTGCGAAAAGTTTAAGTTAA
- the murD gene encoding UDP-N-acetylmuramoyl-L-alanine--D-glutamate ligase, translating to MKKAMVFGAGISGVGAKKLLEHLNYNVILVDDKLGVSSEDGKKLLGDIELFIKSPGVPYNELVLEAKKNQIKVIDEIELCYEYMVQYNVNSKIVAITGTNGKTTTTTKITELLQYCGYRAEYAGNIGKSFAELLLEQKELDYIVLELSSFQLENLIEFKPFISMVINLTPDHLVRYSNVDEYYDTKFNICKNQGEKEYFILNTDCEEVVKRLNLIPTNKIEISVKSKKDCYVENGKLYWREEEVLETDKLSLKGRHNLENILFIVSTGKLCGIESEKIREFLYHTKTLEHRMEDFYNYGKIKFINDSKATNIDSTSFAVEAYKDCTLICGGYDKKLDWVPLVELIKEHANCVYLIGDIADELNRRLLDIGYSKDKIFLLRELKICLEDMKQRFSKEEERVVLFSPSTSSYDQFKNFEHRGKVFKELVREIFGR from the coding sequence ATGAAAAAAGCAATGGTTTTTGGAGCTGGAATAAGTGGAGTTGGAGCAAAAAAACTTTTAGAACACTTAAATTATAATGTAATTTTAGTAGATGATAAATTGGGAGTAAGTTCAGAGGACGGGAAAAAATTATTAGGAGATATAGAACTTTTTATAAAAAGTCCAGGGGTTCCATATAATGAATTAGTATTAGAAGCTAAAAAAAATCAAATAAAAGTAATAGATGAAATTGAATTATGCTATGAATATATGGTACAATATAATGTTAATTCAAAAATTGTAGCTATAACAGGAACTAATGGGAAGACAACAACTACAACAAAGATAACTGAACTACTACAATATTGTGGGTATAGAGCTGAGTATGCTGGAAATATTGGAAAAAGTTTTGCTGAGCTATTACTAGAACAAAAAGAGTTAGACTATATTGTTTTAGAGTTAAGTTCATTTCAATTAGAAAATTTAATAGAGTTTAAACCTTTTATCTCTATGGTAATAAATCTTACTCCAGACCATTTAGTTAGATATAGCAATGTAGATGAATATTATGATACAAAATTTAATATCTGCAAAAATCAAGGAGAGAAGGAGTATTTTATATTGAATACTGACTGTGAAGAGGTAGTAAAAAGATTAAATTTAATTCCTACTAATAAAATAGAGATATCAGTAAAATCTAAAAAGGATTGCTATGTGGAAAATGGAAAATTATATTGGAGAGAAGAGGAGGTTTTAGAAACTGACAAACTCTCTTTAAAGGGAAGACATAATCTAGAGAATATACTTTTTATAGTATCGACAGGAAAACTTTGTGGTATAGAGAGTGAAAAGATAAGAGAGTTTTTATATCATACAAAGACTCTAGAGCATAGAATGGAAGATTTTTATAACTATGGAAAAATAAAATTTATAAATGACTCAAAGGCAACAAATATAGACTCTACAAGTTTTGCAGTAGAAGCATATAAAGATTGTACTTTAATATGTGGAGGGTATGATAAAAAATTAGATTGGGTACCATTGGTAGAGCTTATAAAAGAACACGCTAACTGTGTTTATTTAATTGGAGATATAGCAGATGAATTAAATAGAAGGTTGTTAGATATTGGATATAGCAAGGATAAAATATTCCTTTTGAGAGAATTAAAAATTTGTTTAGAAGATATGAAGCAAAGATTTTCAAAAGAGGAAGAAAGAGTGGTATTATTTTCTCCATCTACATCTAGTTATGACCAATTTAAAAACTTTGAACATAGAGGAAAAGTATTTAAGGAATTAGTAAGAGAGATTTTTGGTAGGTGA
- a CDS encoding D-alanine--D-alanine ligase has product MKIAVFMGGISSEREVSLRSGAAILESLQAQGYDAYGVDVTEKNLVSAFTENEYDLAYIAFHGGYGENGTFQGLLDMLGKPYTGSGAMESAITMDKAYTKAVANSVGIKTAKTYNCVEEIKDFPVVVKPSRDGSSVGIYFCNTQEEVREALRALEGRKPLIEEMIQGEELTVGVLNGEGLGVLRIIPKNKFYDYESKYAAGGSIHEYPAKIDKAAYDKAMENAVKIHNVIGLKGISRSDFMLKDGEVYFLEVNTCPGMTKTSLIPDLGTLKGYTFDDLVKIMVDTFKK; this is encoded by the coding sequence ATGAAAATAGCAGTGTTTATGGGAGGAATATCTTCTGAAAGAGAGGTATCTTTAAGAAGTGGAGCAGCTATACTAGAAAGTTTACAAGCTCAAGGATATGATGCTTATGGTGTAGATGTAACAGAAAAAAATTTAGTTTCAGCTTTTACAGAGAATGAATATGATTTAGCATATATAGCTTTTCATGGTGGATATGGAGAAAATGGAACATTTCAAGGGTTACTTGATATGCTAGGAAAACCATATACAGGGTCTGGAGCTATGGAAAGTGCCATAACTATGGATAAGGCTTATACTAAGGCAGTAGCTAATTCAGTAGGAATAAAGACAGCAAAAACTTATAATTGTGTTGAAGAGATAAAAGATTTTCCAGTAGTTGTAAAACCATCAAGAGATGGATCAAGTGTAGGAATATACTTTTGTAATACTCAAGAGGAAGTGAGAGAGGCTCTTAGAGCTTTAGAGGGAAGAAAACCTTTAATAGAAGAGATGATACAAGGAGAGGAACTTACAGTAGGAGTATTAAATGGAGAAGGACTTGGAGTACTAAGAATTATTCCTAAGAATAAATTTTATGATTATGAGTCAAAATATGCAGCTGGTGGTTCTATACACGAATACCCAGCCAAAATAGATAAAGCAGCTTATGATAAAGCCATGGAAAATGCTGTAAAAATACATAATGTTATAGGTTTAAAGGGAATATCAAGAAGTGATTTTATGCTAAAAGATGGAGAGGTATATTTCTTAGAAGTAAATACTTGCCCAGGAATGACTAAAACTAGTTTAATTCCTGACTTAGGAACACTTAAAGGATATACTTTCGATGATTTAGTAAAAATAATGGTAGATACTTTTAAAAAATAA
- the ftsA gene encoding cell division protein FtsA, which produces MVINRDKVVKTVIDIGNGKIKAITGELSSNGEVLKVLRYIEGPSSGMIKNEIRDGEALSKSVNDVIERLREDTEQEIESITIGISGESIKSRTVNMEYNFSEEEVTEEHIKALLLEAEKKVLIPEEQIIKTEIYNMRVDNSGIVKNPLGILGSKLQGDVHLIYTDKKRVAKLVETINRISVDVENIVLNAYASAKATLGEEDKRMGVALADIGEGSTDIILYKNDKLIYTKTIPLGGMHFKSDLVYILKLADENDAIEILNKYREKDISLDGYIYYSEGKHIAALELEDFINARVEEIIDYINDTIEKSGFNGYLGKGLVLTGGVISDKIINTEKLLEKINKKTGYVARKVLPSEFSGLENVTTSMATAIGIFYEVMEEEDRKIRTGSYTHQEIQVKNEKVVQPVSTEEELSKILEEELVEQEKEKKEGGVVKAIKNWFSNFI; this is translated from the coding sequence GTGGTGATAAATAGAGATAAGGTAGTAAAAACTGTAATAGATATAGGTAATGGAAAAATAAAAGCCATCACTGGAGAATTATCTTCCAATGGAGAGGTACTAAAAGTACTAAGATATATAGAGGGTCCAAGTTCTGGAATGATAAAAAATGAAATAAGAGATGGAGAAGCCTTATCTAAGTCTGTAAATGATGTTATAGAAAGATTGAGAGAGGATACAGAGCAAGAGATAGAATCTATAACAATTGGAATAAGTGGAGAGAGTATAAAATCAAGAACTGTAAATATGGAATATAATTTTTCAGAAGAGGAAGTAACAGAAGAACATATAAAGGCTCTGTTATTAGAAGCAGAGAAGAAAGTTTTGATTCCAGAAGAACAGATAATAAAAACTGAAATATATAATATGAGAGTAGACAATTCTGGAATTGTAAAAAATCCACTAGGGATATTAGGAAGCAAATTACAGGGAGATGTCCATTTAATATATACAGATAAGAAAAGAGTTGCAAAATTAGTTGAAACTATTAATAGAATATCAGTAGATGTAGAGAATATAGTATTAAATGCCTATGCATCAGCTAAAGCTACACTAGGTGAAGAGGATAAAAGAATGGGAGTAGCCCTTGCAGATATAGGAGAGGGAAGTACAGATATCATTCTTTATAAAAATGACAAATTAATATATACTAAGACTATTCCTTTAGGAGGAATGCATTTTAAAAGTGACTTAGTGTATATATTAAAACTTGCAGATGAAAATGATGCTATTGAAATTTTAAATAAATATAGAGAAAAGGATATCTCTCTAGATGGATATATCTATTATAGTGAGGGAAAACATATAGCAGCTCTTGAATTAGAAGATTTCATAAATGCAAGAGTTGAAGAGATAATAGATTATATAAATGATACAATAGAAAAATCTGGATTTAATGGATATCTAGGTAAAGGTTTGGTTTTAACAGGGGGAGTTATCTCTGATAAAATAATAAATACAGAAAAACTACTAGAAAAAATTAATAAGAAAACTGGATATGTAGCTAGAAAAGTGTTACCAAGTGAATTTAGTGGTTTGGAAAATGTTACAACAAGTATGGCGACAGCTATTGGAATCTTTTATGAGGTAATGGAAGAAGAGGACAGAAAAATAAGAACAGGTAGTTATACTCATCAAGAGATACAAGTAAAAAATGAGAAAGTTGTACAACCAGTAAGTACAGAAGAAGAGTTATCTAAGATATTAGAGGAAGAATTAGTAGAGCAAGAGAAAGAGAAAAAAGAAGGTGGAGTTGTGAAAGCTATAAAAAATTGGTTTTCAAACTTCATTTAA
- the mraY gene encoding phospho-N-acetylmuramoyl-pentapeptide-transferase, which yields MFYLIGEYVHSLQFLKSIYLRSFMAFMVAFIIVLIAGKPFINYLKIKKFGEKIREEGPVTHMSKKGTPTMGGVLIILTILVTSLLISDISNKIIILLLISMMGFAGIGFIDDYKKFTVNKKGLSGKKKLLGQGIIAVLVWAFVNFFGLTGNRAVDLSIINPIYAENMLYIGGIGMLIFVLIILMGTSNAVNITDGLDGLAIMPMVICSAILGVVAYFTGHMELSRHLNLFYIEGSGEITVFLSAVCGAGLGFLWYNFYPAQIFMGDTGSLTLGGILGVVAILLKQELILPIIGGIFVMEALSVIIQVGSFKLRGKRVFKMAPIHHHFELCGLAETKVTMRFWIATLMFGIIALGIIRMRGIL from the coding sequence ATGTTTTATTTAATAGGAGAGTACGTACACAGTTTACAATTTTTAAAATCAATTTATTTAAGAAGTTTTATGGCTTTTATGGTAGCCTTTATAATAGTATTAATAGCAGGAAAACCTTTTATTAATTATTTAAAGATAAAGAAGTTTGGAGAAAAAATAAGAGAAGAGGGACCAGTAACTCATATGTCTAAGAAGGGCACTCCTACTATGGGAGGGGTACTAATAATTTTGACAATATTAGTTACTAGCCTGTTGATTTCAGATATAAGTAATAAGATAATAATATTACTACTTATAAGTATGATGGGATTTGCTGGGATAGGATTTATAGATGACTATAAAAAATTTACTGTAAATAAAAAAGGGCTTTCAGGAAAGAAAAAGCTGTTAGGTCAAGGGATAATAGCAGTTTTAGTGTGGGCATTTGTAAATTTCTTTGGACTTACAGGAAATAGAGCAGTAGATTTATCTATAATAAATCCAATATATGCAGAGAATATGCTGTATATTGGTGGAATAGGAATGTTGATATTTGTTTTGATAATATTGATGGGAACTTCTAATGCTGTAAATATAACAGATGGACTTGATGGACTAGCTATTATGCCAATGGTAATATGTTCAGCAATATTAGGTGTAGTAGCATACTTCACTGGACATATGGAGTTAAGTAGACATTTAAACCTTTTTTACATAGAGGGTTCAGGAGAGATAACTGTATTTTTATCAGCAGTGTGTGGAGCTGGATTAGGATTTTTATGGTATAACTTTTATCCAGCACAGATATTTATGGGGGATACAGGTTCATTGACACTAGGAGGAATCTTAGGAGTAGTGGCAATACTTTTAAAACAAGAGCTTATTCTACCTATTATTGGTGGAATTTTTGTAATGGAAGCATTATCAGTAATAATTCAAGTAGGTTCTTTTAAATTAAGAGGAAAAAGAGTATTTAAAATGGCACCAATTCATCATCACTTTGAATTGTGTGGACTTGCTGAAACTAAAGTAACAATGAGATTCTGGATAGCTACATTGATGTTTGGAATAATAGCTTTAGGAATAATAAGAATGAGAGGAATACTTTAA
- the murB gene encoding UDP-N-acetylmuramate dehydrogenase — protein sequence MRILENHSMKNHSNMKVGGVAKRFIVVENKEELKDIFEKYRNIFLIGNGTNTLIDEGDLDITFVSLKELNKIEELGEGIVRVEAGLDFNKLIAFMNRNNYSGLENLAGIPGSVGGLVYMNGGAYGSEIFDCIKEVEIFDENHQIRTLKKEDIKFSYRSTEIQDKKWVIISATFEFKRGFDLQKVIDIQALRESKQPLDKPNLGSTFKNPEGDFSARLISEAGLKGTRVGGAEISSKHPNFIVNHGDATFEDISKILTLVKEKIKKLYNIQLEEEIIILKNNRVL from the coding sequence ATGAGAATACTTGAAAATCACAGCATGAAAAATCACTCTAATATGAAAGTTGGAGGGGTAGCAAAAAGATTTATTGTAGTAGAAAATAAAGAGGAGTTAAAAGATATATTCGAAAAATATAGAAATATCTTTTTAATAGGAAATGGGACAAATACTCTTATTGATGAGGGAGATTTAGATATAACTTTTGTATCTTTAAAAGAATTAAATAAAATAGAGGAGCTAGGTGAAGGAATAGTAAGGGTAGAAGCTGGATTGGATTTTAATAAACTTATAGCTTTTATGAATAGAAATAATTACTCAGGATTAGAGAACTTAGCTGGAATTCCGGGAAGTGTAGGAGGACTTGTCTACATGAATGGAGGAGCTTATGGAAGCGAGATATTTGATTGTATTAAAGAAGTAGAAATATTTGATGAAAATCATCAAATTAGAACTTTAAAAAAGGAAGATATAAAATTTTCATATAGAAGTACAGAGATACAGGATAAAAAATGGGTAATTATAAGTGCTACTTTTGAATTTAAAAGAGGTTTTGATTTACAAAAAGTAATAGATATACAAGCTCTAAGAGAAAGTAAACAACCACTAGATAAACCAAATCTTGGAAGTACATTTAAAAATCCAGAGGGAGATTTTTCAGCAAGATTAATTTCAGAAGCTGGTTTAAAAGGGACAAGAGTAGGTGGAGCAGAAATATCTTCTAAGCACCCTAACTTTATAGTAAATCATGGAGATGCAACATTTGAAGATATTTCTAAAATATTAACTCTTGTAAAAGAGAAAATAAAAAAGTTATACAATATACAACTTGAAGAAGAGATAATCATATTAAAAAATAATAGAGTATTATAG
- the murG gene encoding undecaprenyldiphospho-muramoylpentapeptide beta-N-acetylglucosaminyltransferase yields the protein MRYLKKVILTTGGTGGHIYPALSVAEGLRKKGVDVLFVGTSLRMEKDIVPKFGFKFVGLNIAPPRTLKNIFGYIRGVLQGVALVFKEKPDAIIGFGNYISIPVLVGGVLSGKKIYLQEQNANLGGTNKLFYRFAKKIFLAFEKTYDDIPMKYQGKCIVTGNPLREEIYSIKSYKEREKLKVEADEKILLVTGGSLGAKEINDAVLKNWERILENKNIRLYWATGEKNYDEIVKNINRTKIQDTVRPYFENMINIMAAADLVVCRAGALTISEIIQLGKPSVIIPYNSIKVGQYANGKLLEEVGAALMYKNSEATLAIEKAFELLENKNELDLMKINIRNLKKENAVEKIIESLDIWRN from the coding sequence GTGAGATATTTGAAAAAAGTAATCTTAACAACAGGGGGAACAGGAGGACATATATATCCAGCTCTTTCAGTAGCTGAAGGTTTGAGAAAAAAAGGTGTAGATGTACTTTTTGTTGGAACAAGCCTAAGAATGGAGAAGGATATAGTACCTAAATTTGGATTTAAATTTGTAGGTTTAAATATAGCTCCTCCTAGAACATTAAAAAATATATTTGGTTATATTAGAGGAGTACTTCAAGGAGTAGCTTTAGTATTTAAAGAGAAACCAGATGCTATTATTGGATTTGGTAACTATATATCAATACCAGTATTAGTAGGTGGAGTGTTATCTGGGAAAAAAATATATTTACAGGAGCAAAATGCAAATTTAGGTGGAACAAATAAGTTGTTTTATAGATTTGCAAAGAAGATATTTCTAGCTTTTGAGAAAACTTATGATGATATTCCAATGAAATATCAAGGCAAATGTATAGTAACAGGAAATCCTCTGAGAGAAGAGATTTATAGTATAAAAAGCTATAAAGAGAGAGAAAAACTAAAGGTAGAAGCTGATGAAAAAATTCTTTTAGTAACAGGTGGAAGTCTTGGAGCTAAAGAGATAAATGATGCTGTTCTAAAAAATTGGGAAAGAATTTTAGAGAATAAAAATATAAGACTTTATTGGGCTACTGGAGAGAAAAACTATGATGAGATAGTAAAAAATATAAATAGAACTAAGATTCAAGATACTGTAAGACCATATTTTGAAAATATGATAAATATAATGGCAGCAGCAGACTTGGTAGTATGTAGAGCAGGAGCACTTACTATTTCAGAGATAATACAATTAGGGAAACCATCTGTTATAATACCTTATAACTCTATAAAAGTAGGACAATATGCAAATGGTAAATTATTAGAAGAGGTAGGAGCAGCTCTTATGTATAAAAATTCAGAGGCAACTCTTGCTATAGAAAAAGCTTTTGAATTATTAGAAAATAAAAATGAGCTAGACTTGATGAAAATAAATATTAGAAATTTAAAGAAAGAGAATGCTGTGGAAAAGATAATAGAATCTCTTGATATTTGGAGGAATTAA